A single window of Pseudomonadota bacterium DNA harbors:
- a CDS encoding S-adenosylhomocysteine deaminase has translation MNHDPRPQLLRAAVIMSLRPGEAPLNDGGLLITSNPAERRILAVGRYRELRHEGDFQEIDLGPVTVAPGLINAHTHLEISHLQGRTSGGRGFVAWLKSLVPHLNEPPTTTALRQALDELRDCGTVFTADMADRHAARLTAFLDEQAFPHWLMVQHFGFTTASAQIPLPPTAAEISHPELAQRADFCRAGHAFYSTRASTLQAAFKWCQKEYKPFALHLAESPAELEMLDRGRGEMADFFRETGILPPDFKPPGLSPISYAERLGLLSRHTLAIHCVHPVSDDIETLARRRVNVCLCPRSNAFIGVGRAPWEQFAAAGINLCLGSDSLTSNHDLNLWHELEFLCAFSPGTLDLESGLALLTRNAARALNLNRDYGSLEAGKIARWSIVPGNILNLFRRPVNIFP, from the coding sequence ATGAACCACGATCCTCGCCCCCAACTGTTGCGGGCGGCAGTCATTATGAGTCTGCGGCCGGGAGAAGCGCCGCTGAACGACGGCGGTTTGCTGATCACAAGTAACCCCGCCGAGCGCCGTATTCTGGCCGTCGGCCGCTACCGGGAGCTGCGCCATGAGGGCGATTTTCAGGAAATCGATCTGGGTCCGGTAACCGTGGCCCCGGGCCTGATCAACGCCCATACCCATCTTGAAATCTCGCATCTGCAAGGCCGGACCAGCGGCGGCCGGGGTTTTGTCGCCTGGCTGAAAAGCCTGGTCCCCCATCTCAATGAGCCGCCGACGACCACGGCCCTGCGGCAAGCCTTAGACGAACTGCGTGACTGCGGCACGGTTTTTACGGCCGACATGGCCGACCGCCACGCCGCCCGGCTGACCGCGTTTCTTGACGAACAAGCGTTCCCCCACTGGCTCATGGTGCAACATTTCGGTTTTACCACAGCCTCCGCGCAGATACCACTGCCGCCAACGGCGGCCGAAATCAGCCACCCCGAACTGGCGCAAAGAGCGGATTTCTGCCGGGCCGGACACGCCTTTTACTCAACCCGGGCAAGCACCCTGCAGGCAGCCTTCAAGTGGTGTCAAAAAGAATACAAACCTTTTGCCCTGCACCTGGCCGAATCCCCGGCCGAGCTCGAAATGCTGGATCGGGGCCGAGGTGAAATGGCCGATTTTTTTCGCGAGACCGGAATCCTGCCCCCGGATTTCAAGCCGCCCGGCCTCTCGCCGATAAGTTATGCCGAGCGGCTCGGCCTGCTCAGCCGCCACACCCTGGCCATTCACTGCGTCCATCCCGTTTCCGACGACATCGAAACCCTGGCCCGCCGCCGGGTCAACGTCTGTCTGTGCCCGCGCAGCAACGCTTTTATCGGGGTCGGCCGGGCGCCCTGGGAACAATTCGCCGCGGCCGGCATTAATCTCTGTCTCGGCAGCGACAGCCTGACTTCCAATCACGATCTCAATCTCTGGCATGAGCTGGAATTTCTCTGCGCTTTTTCCCCCGGCACACTTGATCTGGAAAGCGGACTCGCCCTTTTGACCCGCAATGCGGCCCGGGCCCTGAACCTTAACCGGGATTACGGCAGTCTGGAAGCCGGTAAAATCGCGCGCTGGAGTATCGTGCCCGGCAATATTCTGAACCTTTTCCGCCGACCGGTAAACATTTTCCCCTAA